The segment CCATTAACCGGGGTTTGTAAACCCACTGGGGTGTGAAATGTGCCTTAGAGGCAGCTCAGGGGTCGATTGGCACACCACAGCAAAACCAATGTCCCAGAAACAACTCTGCTGCTCTCGGGCTCCTGAGCAGGGCGGGCACAGCCGGGAATGCCGATGTTTGGGGGATTTTCCTGTATCTCGGATGTAGACGCAGGGGTGTGGTGTGGAgtttgtgcagagctgtgccagcagatCCTGCTTTAgtcagggagagctgggatttggagCTGTTTGCCTTTTGTTCCTGCCAGGCTGCCCTGGGAATGCAGAcatgtccagctgctgcagggcagcgGCTCCAGAGCCGCCAGCTTCTCCATCCAGCTGTTCCAGATGCTGAACCACTCCGTGGCCTACCTGCACTGCGAGCTGAGGGTCTGCCTGCCAGGCCAGCCGGGATGTGAGCAGGTACTGTGGGGTGGATCTGTTCCCACAGCACCAAGGAGGGATTTGGTGCTCCCAGAGTCTCCACACCAAGGTCACCCCATGGGCACCCAGTCCTTGGTTAAAGTCTGGGACAGCAGTTCATGGTGTGGAGTGGTGGCAATAGTTGGTAATCGctaagaaaaggaaatcagagAATAAAGATTTACATTTGTGCAGGTCCAAGGATTGCAATGACAGCAGAGGTGCCTGAGGATGCCTGGGGGCTGTGCCCGGGCCCTGGGCCAGGATGTTCTGTTCAGGACACTTCCAGGTGTTTTCCATGTCTTTCCCAGGACTGCTTGGAAAGTGtggagccccttccccagcccagtgacaggaccagctATGGAAACCTGCACAACCTGGTCTCCCTCGGGCCCGTTTGGAGGATGAACAACAGGTTTCTGTATAAACCAGTGGAAGGTGGGGCTCTCCTGGTTCtatttctctgtctcttccaGAAGTTtttgctcagcttttcctgctgcaggaaaacagcatcTTTTTAACAACTTTCTTGGTTAGATTATATCCCAACAACTCCTCAGCTTTGCTTTGACCTTCCTAAATCCCAAATATTGTGGTTAATCAGTGTCACATCCCACAGAGTTTCAGCCAGGAGACACAGCCAGATGCATCCTGTGAAGGAACTGAAGCTTTAGggggaggaaagaggagaaaaatgaggcAGAATGTTCTCTATCTGTAAGGAACTGCAGCATTTTGGTGCAGAATGAGGTTGGCCATAGGTCAGGAGTGTTCACAGGTGAAATACAGCAGCTGGTTAATGTTAATTAGATGTTTATAGCTATTAGAAAAGAGTGACACTGAACTGGTACAACACGAGAGACTTCTCAAAACCCACTGGCACCATCCCTAACTCCTTGTGTCTTGTTTGTGCAAAGAACGTTTTTCACTGCTCGATTCCCTCTCTCTGTGTCCAGGTGCTGGTCTTGCCATGCTGCTGCCCATCCTGCTGGGATCCCTCACTGGCTTTGCAGTCCTGGGCAGTGCTTTCATGGGCCTGTGGCTGCACCACCGGCAGAAAGCCAAGCCCAGCCGTTATCCCCCGTTCGGAGAATTCCATGGGCTGTGATCTCGAGCAGCTgaactgctcctgcagctcccccagccgtcagagaagcagctgaatttgctttgcttctgtAGAGCTTCTGCTGAGCCAGGGGGCAGGAGATGCCACCTCTGCTCCGAGcctgcttctccttccttcctttccttctgcatcAGCGACTCCACAAACTGCAGAGTAGAGAAGGAATCGTTGTAGtgctccagctgccagggagagcagagctggaagcccagcacaggctgggcacagaaatggggaagcagagaggagaTCAGGGGCAGAAGAACCCAGTGAAATAAAGCACTGGAGCCTGCCACCAGGGAGAAATGGTAGGAAAAATGATGGAATTGGGAGTGTGGACAGGACCCAAGAGCTCCAGAGATGTGTTCCCTCGGCTTTACAGCTTTCCTCACCTCGGAGGAGCCAAgtcccttcctcctttccctttagTCCTCTTGTTTTCTCCAACAAGTTCCCACAAATGGTCGGAGAACTCCAGTACCAGATGGAATCTGCTGGAATGCACGGGGGAGAGGCATCCATAGAATGGGGGATACAAACAAGGCTTTCCTGGGAGTGCGCTGGGGTTTAGGGGCTGGCTGTGGGAGGGCAGCCAGGGCGGTGCTGTGGAGAGCCCCCAATGGGCTCCAGGCCCACTTCCCTCTGTCCCAGAGGAACTGGGGCTGCTCCATCCTGTCCAggacctcctgcagcagctgctggtggagaGGACCTCGTGGGGTGTGGAAGGAGCTGCGACACAGAGAGAGTGGGCGAGGAAAGGCACCTCTGGCAGGGATCtccctgtgtgtgctgggaatGACCAGCAGGactcctcagctgctgttcctgctgtcagAGCCGGAACATCCGCGAGCTGTTGGCCCAGAAATGCACCTGCAAGGTGTGGGGAGggacagaagcagctgctgcccctctgcagccATGGACTGATCGTGTTCCCCCAGTGCCTCCCCGCCTCCTGAACTCTCTGTAATAAAACCTGAGCATCGCAGTGTTTGTCTTGTCTGTGCCTGAACCTGAGGGAATGGGGCCCTGTTGTGCTTGTCCTCAGCTCCAAAACAGTGTTTGGCAGGTGGGCgtggaggggagcagggcaTCACTGCTGgtgggcagctcccagggagtGCCAGGGCATTGGCAACAATCAGGTtctaatggggtttttttctccctaaaaggctgcagagcctagctggcttttttcccttttcttttccttctttccttaaAAGAAGGGAGTccactgctggggcacctcgTGTCAGTGTAATAGAAGTAACTCACATTTCCACCTGGGTCAAGCTTCCTCCAAGGTTTTCTTCAAGATTCTGCTGCAGAACTAAAAATCCCAAGTCAAGGTTACTGGCAGTGAGACAATTACCCTGCAGCAGTGCTACTTATTATTTGTATTGCAGTAGCACTGAGGAAAGCAGCACCACCTCGTTTTTGACACTGAGTTACCTCCAGAGAGAGCTGAGGCATTAAAGACACAAATTCACAAGACCCAGACAAGTGTCTTTAAACCCTTTTACAGCTGAAGGTGTgggtgctgctcctggtgctcacACGGGGAGGGTTGAACTGCTCTGACCATCCTTAGTTCCTCCAAACacccttttccagggatttgacagcagattttattttatcccTGAGGGGACTGCTCTGGTTTACCACATTTCTGGTATTTCTGCTGAGGTATTTTCTCAGGCTCATGCACTCATGTGCTAGTTctggttgtttggggtttttttctgttctttatctTTCTAGAGTGTTTTCCACCTCTCCATCCAGCTacttctggtttgtttttttttttcctctgttcatcTTTCTAGAATGTTTTCCACCTCTCTCATGTACAGTTCTGCACAGGAGCCTCGTGCATTTCTCTGTTCCCTTCAAGCATCGCCCAGCCCCACTTCCCCACCTCCCTTTCCCCCAGGCTGTTCGGATGCCTTAGGTGAGGAATCCCATCCTCAGCAACCACTAAAGGGCTGTTGTTTGCACCATTTTCCACCTGGAATTCTTTGAGGATTTGCCCACCCAGCGCtggagaggagagagcagagccacgTTCCCAGGCTGGAATTAATGCAGCTCCTGTGTGAACTGAACGCGGCGACACTGAGGATCCAcctcttggcagcagctgacaGGGCTCCCCTCAGGTGAATCCCCACCTtcccgggcagggcagggcagcctgAGCTCCTCTGTgcctcctggcagcagccaggcaggaggagcagccgGGCTGTGCCTGCTGTGCCATGAgtgcggagcggggccggcagcTGGGCAGCCTAACCGTGTTCAACAAGGAGGATTTTGAGGATGACTGGGTCCGAGTGGCCAGTGGAGGCTTTGGCCACGTGTACCAGGTGAAGCACAGGAGGTGGAGGACGGTCTATGCAGTGAAGTGCTCCCCGTACCTGCTGCAGGACTCCAGCACGGACAGGTaaccctgctctgctctgctctgctccgcTCCTCACTGGCCATCCCAGCTGCATGGACTTGGGGTTAAAACTCAGGGAAAGTCAAGGGTTTGGCACCCAAAGGGAGTGGGAAAAGGGTGTGGagtgctgcctttccctgtTTCGTGTGTGGATGTGCAAAGGGACACAAGGAACAAGGGCTGACATCTGGGGCTGAGGGCAGCATCTCAAACATGCATAAAAGCAGCCTGGTGACTTACTTGCAGCTTTCACTGCCCATTGAGGCTGATGTGTATCAATCACACTGAATTAATCACCCAAATCACCAGGTTTAGAGATGAGGGGCAGAGGATTTACAGCTGGTTTTACTGCCCTGCTCCCGTAGCCTCCAGACATCTCTTTCCTCTCCATGGAGCGCCTGCTCCTCTCGACTTCTTGCTCTGTCTCTCACCTGCAGAGACCCTTCTGGTGCCCACCTTGGGTCTGGAGATGGCGCAGGGCCAGGTAATCACAACCACTGCTGATAAAACATCCAATACAGCCAGAGCTGATGGAGAAACAACTGCATTGATGaagttatttaatttaaaatttcactcCATTCAACTTGGAAGGATCCTGCCTGGGTAAAAATCTCACACTTGTGTGATTTCTTGTTACTGATAACAACTGAGCTCAGGCTGAGCAGTGACTGTCCTCAGTTTGCTCTGCAGAtattatatttgcattttgttcttgtttgggggaggaaaaaaaagagtcaaaTTAATCAGTTTTACTTCTGTGTCTTATCAATTGTAGTAAAATACCTGAGATTCCTCAGCCCACGGGGAGGTCTCACTGTGAGGAGCCTGCCAGAGGAAGTCTGGCAGAAGATTTTGCTTGGCTGAACCATTTTAGATCAATTAATGGCCTGGCCTAATTGTTGGCAGCTCAGCTCCGTTCCCAGGGTGTGCTTTTTAAAGGCACTCCTGGCACTTTGCTGCTTGGCTGCTTCCAGAGCGCTCCGGGCACCCCAAACCCGTTCAGCAGGTCGGGAAGGGTGAAACTTTGGAGAACCAGTTTGCCAGAGCTGGCAGCGAGGAGCAGACGTGCCTGGGTTCCCCCTGGGAGCAGAGTcacagtgcccagggacagagggctgcaggcacaggtggagctgcaggaatggcCAAGGCGTGACACGGGGCTGTGCCTGCTCCTGGCATCCTGCTGCCAGGGGAACACCGGGAATTTCATGGactcacagagtggtttgggttgggagggatcttaaagctcatccagtgccaccccctgccatgggcagggccaccttgcactgtcccaggctgctccagcccggccttgggcactgccagggatggagcagcctcTGGGAATTCCACCCCAGCCCGTCACCACattcacagggaaggattcttCCCCAGTAtcccagctgcccctgccctctggcagtttaaagccatttcacCAGAGTGTGACAAGCACAGGCTCTCTGTGGTCACTGGAGGCCTGCTAAGGACCGAAATAAGTGCAAgtttttcatctctttcctTGTGGTGGCTGATTTTGCCCAAATAAACCTCAGCTCATTTTGGGAAGTCACAAGACCTTCTATGTCAGATTTTAGTCTGCAGAGGATCACTGTGTGGCATCATTATCATCAACTCAAGGGGAAATTGGGATGAACGTTTTTGGGGTAGGCAGTGCTCAGAAAGGCTGGGTATCACTGAGTTACTACAGAGTTACTGAGCCTGTGAATCAACTGATAAAATTTCTTGCTTCCACtgtattttttgggttttgttttcgtTTTTCCAGGACCAGCATGAACTGTCTAATGGAGGAGGCAAGCAAGATGGAGAAAATCAAATTCCAGCACATCGTCACCATCTACGGGGTGTGCAACAGCCCTCTGGGGATAGTGATGGAATATATGGCCAGGGGGTCCTTGGAGAGGATCCTTCCCACTCACAGAATGTCCTGGCAGCTGAAATTCCGGGTGATCCATGAGATGGGCTTGGCCATGAATTTCCTGCACAGCATGAGCCCTCCTCTGCTGCACTTGGATCTGAAGCCAGGGAACGTCCTCCTGGATGGGAATATGCACGTCAAGGTATGGCCTTAGTGCTGGGTTCGTTATTTCTCAAATAAGGGAGAGGTTCTTTTTGCCAAACGAGTATCCCAGTAAATCAGGTTCTTCAGGAACATTCCGTGAAAGATCGACCTGTGGGGCTTTTAAGAAGTAGCTGGTGTACAAATTACATGGTGTTCTCAAGATCATACAGGGAATCTGGGCCAGCACTGGGAATTTAAGGCTCCAACTGGACTCAGTGGCTGCAAATTGTCAGGGTTTTGTCAGGTTCCAGCTGCTGGGCACCTTCTCCTGTCCCTGACCCCAAAGGATAGGAGGATGTCCAGGTGACAGGAGGAGGGACGAGTGTGAGCACACATTTTGGGGCACTTTCCCTGTTTCTGCTTGCAGATCTCGGACTTTGGGCTGTCCAAGTGGATGGAGCAATCCAGCAGGATGCAGTACATCGAGAGCTCAGCTCTGAGGGGCACTCTGAGCTACATCCCCCCCGAAATGTTCCTGCAGAACAGCAAACCCCCGGGGATCAAGTACGATGTGTACAGGTGAGGGCTGCCACGGGGcacccaggggtgtccccaggctCTTACACACAGCcaggggagctgcagcactgccaggtgccATCACACCCTGTTTTGTTGCTGTGAGTTCTTATAAAAATGACTGAGATCAGAGCCCagaacagccagtgctgctctttCATCCCAGTCACTGCTGAGATTCATTCTGGGTTTCAAACAACCTCAATACTGGCTTATCAGCCTCAGTGTTCAGCTTCATTTTGGTCAGGAATGGGCAGAGAAATTTCaacttggcttttttccttttgggcAAAGAGCTTTGCAGCACATTcacaggagctccatgtctgtGTCTGGAAAGCCCTCAGCTCCCTGGCCTCTACGGCACAGAGTGACCCAAGGcaagagggaaagggagatTTGCATGGCCACAGGAACTTGCAGTTCCCAGGGCTCTAAACCCCAATGTGAATAAAGTGGAAAAAAGGCACTGAGAGCCTGACTTTGACAGGAAAGGCTCCAAGTCACTCATTCACTGCACAGACCCTTTGGAGTGTGATGACCCCACTCTTAAGAGAGACATATGAGGCAGAATCATAAGGCCTGATTTTTTTGGCCTGGGCGATGAAATCCTTCCCTCCTGAAGAACTTCCTTGCTGGTTTTCCCGTTTCTCAAGAAGCAGAAGCAGTAAGTGCATTTAATGCCCAAGTGCTCACggtctctgctctcctgcagcttcGGGATCGTCATCTGGGAGGTCCTTATGCAGAAGAAACCTTACGCAGGTAAACACGAGCCCTGCACCCCTGGAATGTTTATTCCAGCCGTTTTCCCTGGGAGAACACCCAGAGTGTGCTGGTTTCTTCCAGGGGCCAACATGATGGCCATCATAGTGAAGGTGGCAGCGGGCAAGAGGCCGGGGCTGGAGCTCGTCAGGGACGACTGGCCCGGGGAGTGCCACCAGATGGTCGACCTGATGAAGAGGTGCTGGGACCAAGACCCCAAGCAGAGGCCAAGCTTTGCAGGTGGGACTGGGATGTGGATTAGCCAAGGGTCAGCGCCATGGCTTGACAAGCAGGGGATAAGTTTATGTGTAGTTTTCCCAGCTACATCTCCAAGATTTAACAGCTTGGTGCCCTTTTGCTGTCAGACATCCCCttcatcccttttcccttccttgtcACGTGggtcctgcctggctctggaCCCCGGGGCAGTCTGCACAGCTgaactgctctgccctggcagatATCCCTGTGGAGACAGACGTGCTGCTGGCACTGATCCAGAGCCTGGTGCTGGACCCGGAGAACGAGCGCCTTGTCAGGAAGATGTCCCACAAaccagccatctccaggagccAGCAGGTGAGGAGAACCCCCAGCACCCCTCAGGAAGTTCCACTGAGTCTTCTCCTTGTTCTTACAGATcctgaggctgtttcccctcTCAGAGGTGCACATCAGCACCTTTGCAGGGTGTGTCTGCACAGGTTGTGCCTCTGTAATTCATTTATGGGGATAAAAAACTCTTGCAAATTAATTAACAAATGCACTAAATAGTCCAAGAGGAAAACCCTTTTCCAGACCTGCTCAGGTGAAGTGGGTTTATCATGGTGGCCTCAGAGACTGAAAGAAACACAAgcaaacacagaatcacaggggTTCTGCTCATGGCACAGAACTGAGGATGTTCCAGTCTGAACAACtctcacagaaattaaaaaaatagtttcaaatCCCCGTGTTTCTCtggctaagaaaaaaaatcaggcttcTGGCTAGTCACAGTGTAATCCCAGCCACTGGAGTAACTGTGCCCAGAAAACAGGGAGAAATAGGAGCTGGGAATTACTGGTATTTAGGGGGTTTTGCCAAGCTGTGCAAGCAACCAGAGGCCTGGAGAGGTGGGGGCTTGGGGGTCCCTAAAcaacaaaggaaataattttgggaTGCTGCCGTGCAGTCAGGAAGCAGAATATGTGTGCATTTGGGAGCAAATATGCATGAGGAGGAAAAGCTCATGGATATCCAGAGATCATCTTCAGGCTCCTCCATTCCTGTTGTGTCATGATTTGCTCAGCTGAGTTTTGGGTGCAAAAATCGGATTGGATAAAAAACTCTCAAATGATGACACaaaactgcagagcagcagcaaagaacTTTGTGCAAACATTACAGGATGCAAATAAACACTTTGTCttaccctttttctttccccctttctgaAAACAAGAGTGACAAAGAGGAGTTCCCCTTCCCCCGAGACACCAGGAGTGGGGGTAAGTAGGGGACTGACTTTATAATTGAAAATTAAAGCAGGGGAAGCTACAAAAattgtctggtttttttgtaGGATGTGGCTCATAAGGTTCTCCACATGGGTGACATTTTGAGTTAAGGAAAATGAACTATACAGGAAATAGATACTGTGAGGGAGAGGCCAAATATCCCACTGCATGTCTGGCCTTATTTTATATTCCTTGTCTCTCAAATGACTTTATTTCATGTCATTCTATCAGGAGTCACAtgctctccctcccttcttGGGAGTTTTCCACTCTGTTTCactcttttttctcccattttgtGTCCCTGCCTTTAGGAAAGGATAACCAGGAGGTTCCTGTCCCACCTCCGTGCAGGGAGGCTGGGAGCCCCGAGGAGATGGTGCCCGAGGAGCTCTGCAGGGTGCACGAGAACGGCCTGACCCTGCTGCACCTCATGGTGATGCAGGGCAACGTGGGCAAGGTGCGcttcctgctgagctgcagggcCAGCGTGAACAGCCCGGCGGGCTGCGGCTGCACCCCGCTGCTCATGGCCGTGCAGAGGCGGCTCCCGGAGATCTGCTCCATCCTCATCGAGCACGGGGCCGACGTCAACGCGCCCGACGAGGACGGCTGGACCCCGCTGCACTTCGCCGCCCAGCACGGCGATGACAGGACCGTGCGGCTACTGCTGGACCACCAGGCCCGCGTCAACGCCCAGGAGCACGACGGCTGGACCCCGCTGCACCTGGCGGCCCAGAACAACTTCGAGAACGTGGCACGGGTGCTGCTGTCCCGCCAGGCCGACTCCAACACGCAGGAGGTGGACGGCAAGACCGCCCTGCACGTGGCCGCCTGCTTCGGGCACATCGGCCTGGTCAAGCTGCTGGCCAGCCAGGGAGCCGACCTGGAGAGGAAGCAGAAGAACCTCAGGACCCCGCTGCACGTGGCTGTGGAGAGGGGCAAGTTCAGGGTGGTGCATTATCTGCTGAAGAACGGGATCTCTGTCAACAGCCTGGACCAGAACCACTACAGCGCCCTGCACCTGGCCGTGGTGAGGGGCAAGTACCTGATCTGCGAGAAACTCATCAAATACGGGGCCAACGTGGAGCTGAGGACGGACAAAGGCTGGACCCCCCTGCACCTGGCCTCCTTCAAGGGGCACATTGAGATCATCCGGCTGCTGAAGGGCAGCCGCGCCCGGCTGGACGCCAAGGGCAGCATGGACTGGACCCCCCTGCACCTGGCCACGCGCTACGGGGACGAGCCGGTGGTCAGCGAGCTGCTGCGCTGCGGGGCCGACCCCAACACGGCCGAGAGGTCCCACTGGGCCCCCCTGCACTTCGCAGTGCTCAGGGGCTCCTTCCTCAGCGTCATCAACCTCCTGGAGTGCCAGGCCGACGTCAATGCCAGGAACAAGGTGGGCTGGACGCCGCTGCACCTCGCCGTCCTCAAGGGCAACATGGCCATCATCAAGACCCTGCTCAAGGCAGGGGCTCTGCTGGACGTGGAGGACATCACCGGGTGCACggccctgcagctggcagtgaGGCACCAGCGGGAGAACATCAtcaccctgctccagggcaaGGAGAACAAAcctgggaacaggactctgaaTGATGCCAAGATTCCAAGACCCAGACTTATCCCAGGAAGGACAGATTTGTAAATTCATCAGCTCTGGAATTTACAGCTTGAGCTTTCCCACGTCAGGTGTGATGCCTTAAAGCATCTTGTCCTGTCACCTGCTGattacaggaaaatatttcccctttttaaatGGAAGGTTTTAAGGATGAACACTTAAGagagtaaaagaaaatgaagttatttgATGACAAGTTCTTTTCCAAGCTCGTAGAACATTTTGGCTTGGTGATACTTTAGGCAGTGCTTTCCTATTGAATCCTTCCTGTGCAGGGATTTATGCACTCCCTGTTCACACAGGCAGTGCTGAAGCTGTGCACAGCACATGCCCACATCTTCCACaggttttattgcttttattccATGTTTTCCTACAGAGAAAATTGGTGTAAAGTGGTCCTGGCACAGGTGGGAATTGAATCGTGAGATTctcacctgctgctggcacagcaatGTGTCAGATTTCCTGACATCTCCTTTCTGTAACAAGAATCAAATaaaacaaggaaggaaggaaaaatcacTGGTAGAGAGTATTGAAATGGAtgcagcacagggaaaagaaattccaGAACAATCCCACACGAGATCTGGCTGTTTGCAGGCCAAGGTTTGAGTCGTGTCTCTCGTGGGAAATAATTCCTGGTTTCCTTCAGGAAGATGTTCCAGAGCTTGATCCCTCCTGTGAAAAACATCTTCTTGGTGGATTTGATTCCTTTGTGACAGTGAGCAGCGCTTGTGTGCAGCTCTGGCAATCCCGTTGTGGCTCCTGAGCGTTCCCAAACGTGCCTGGTGGGATGATGACCTGAGCTGGGAAGAGGCTGAAATAGAaacaaacacccccagctctgcaggagagcTGTTATTGCCTGATAACATGAGATTAAACGGGTTAAAAAGAGGGGTTAAACAGCTCAACCTCTaccaatttaattttcattttatgttaaCTTAAAGAACTGATGTGTATTTGATTCAAACCCAGTTTTTCACGATGCTTTGACACCAAAGCTTTTAGataccatttaaaataaattgtaataAAATGATTCATTTTTAACATTTGCCATTGGTGAagtgaggagctgggcaggttATGAAGTGAAATGTTGGTGACATTTTGGGTTGCAGGGAGTGTAAAAAATGGACCTTTTTCTGCaaccacccaaaaaaaaaagcttggtgTATACAGAAATTCCTCAAGAATGGAAACAGAGAGACAGCAGGAAAATACTGATTTATGATGCAGGTTTTCAAagggctggagaaggaaagggaatgttCAGGGTGGGATTAGAGGCTGCTGTAACTGCAGTGAAGGATCTGTGTAGCTTGTGCCCATCAAATAACACGGAGTGAATTCCCATCCTCTGTGCCAGCATCTCCtcagtttccttccttcctttccccagctGTGTGGGGCATTAAAAGCCTGGCATTTCCCTGATTTATCTGCTCTTGATGCTCCCTAATTTTGCCCAAGGAGGAGAGGCCTGGCTGGAAAGAATTCTTGGGATGCTCAGTCCTTCCtgtgcagctccttccctcAGCTTCAGCTGTATTGATTCAGCAAATGTCTCCCCTGCTTGGTGtcatttgaaatatttacccagaaaaaaagcaatccAATTGCCACATAattca is part of the Corvus hawaiiensis isolate bCorHaw1 chromosome 25, bCorHaw1.pri.cur, whole genome shotgun sequence genome and harbors:
- the ANKK1 gene encoding ankyrin repeat and protein kinase domain-containing protein 1, encoding MSAERGRQLGSLTVFNKEDFEDDWVRVASGGFGHVYQVKHRRWRTVYAVKCSPYLLQDSSTDRTSMNCLMEEASKMEKIKFQHIVTIYGVCNSPLGIVMEYMARGSLERILPTHRMSWQLKFRVIHEMGLAMNFLHSMSPPLLHLDLKPGNVLLDGNMHVKISDFGLSKWMEQSSRMQYIESSALRGTLSYIPPEMFLQNSKPPGIKYDVYSFGIVIWEVLMQKKPYAGANMMAIIVKVAAGKRPGLELVRDDWPGECHQMVDLMKRCWDQDPKQRPSFADIPVETDVLLALIQSLVLDPENERLVRKMSHKPAISRSQQSDKEEFPFPRDTRSGGKDNQEVPVPPPCREAGSPEEMVPEELCRVHENGLTLLHLMVMQGNVGKVRFLLSCRASVNSPAGCGCTPLLMAVQRRLPEICSILIEHGADVNAPDEDGWTPLHFAAQHGDDRTVRLLLDHQARVNAQEHDGWTPLHLAAQNNFENVARVLLSRQADSNTQEVDGKTALHVAACFGHIGLVKLLASQGADLERKQKNLRTPLHVAVERGKFRVVHYLLKNGISVNSLDQNHYSALHLAVVRGKYLICEKLIKYGANVELRTDKGWTPLHLASFKGHIEIIRLLKGSRARLDAKGSMDWTPLHLATRYGDEPVVSELLRCGADPNTAERSHWAPLHFAVLRGSFLSVINLLECQADVNARNKVGWTPLHLAVLKGNMAIIKTLLKAGALLDVEDITGCTALQLAVRHQRENIITLLQGKENKPGNRTLNDAKIPRPRLIPGRTDL